A single region of the Acidobacteriota bacterium genome encodes:
- a CDS encoding 3-hydroxybutyryl-CoA dehydrogenase has protein sequence MKIAVIGAGTMGRGIAHVCAGHGHQVALQDVDSEILGNSMELIRRGLEKSLERDSGEMGPVAAVLDRIRPTTGWESTAGSEMVIEAVVEKFELKREVFRKLGDLCDSGAILASNTSSIPITRLAAVTKRPERVIGMHFMNPVPRMKLVEVIRGLQTDQETVDSTVALAKQLDKVPVEVRDFPGFVTNRILMPMINEAVTALMEGVAEAEGIDRIMHLGMNHPMGPLRLADLIGLDVCLHVMEVLFDGFKDPKYRPCPLLRQMVDAGWLGRKTGRGFYTYPGLGERP, from the coding sequence ATGAAGATCGCTGTCATCGGGGCGGGGACCATGGGGCGTGGAATTGCGCATGTCTGTGCGGGCCACGGCCACCAGGTCGCTCTCCAGGATGTCGATTCGGAGATCCTCGGAAACTCCATGGAATTGATCCGGCGTGGTCTGGAGAAGTCGCTGGAACGGGACTCCGGTGAAATGGGACCCGTCGCGGCGGTGCTGGATCGGATTCGGCCGACGACCGGTTGGGAGAGTACGGCCGGATCGGAGATGGTCATCGAGGCCGTCGTGGAGAAATTCGAGCTGAAGCGGGAGGTCTTTCGCAAGCTGGGCGATCTGTGCGATTCCGGAGCCATTCTGGCCAGCAACACCTCTTCCATCCCCATTACGCGTCTGGCGGCCGTGACGAAGCGTCCGGAGCGCGTCATCGGCATGCATTTCATGAATCCGGTCCCCAGGATGAAGCTGGTGGAAGTGATCCGGGGACTGCAGACGGACCAGGAGACGGTGGATTCCACCGTCGCGCTGGCCAAGCAACTGGACAAGGTCCCGGTGGAGGTCCGGGACTTCCCCGGGTTCGTGACCAATCGGATTCTCATGCCCATGATCAATGAGGCGGTCACGGCATTGATGGAAGGGGTGGCCGAGGCGGAAGGCATCGATCGGATCATGCATTTGGGCATGAATCATCCCATGGGACCCTTGCGGCTGGCCGACCTCATCGGTCTGGACGTCTGCCTGCACGTCATGGAGGTCCTGTTCGATGGTTTCAAGGATCCCAAGTATCGACCTTGCCCGCTGTTGAGGCAGATGGTGGACGCCGGATGGTTGGGCCGAAAGACCGGACGGGGTTTCTATACATACCCGGGTCTTGGTGAAAGACCCTGA
- the recA gene encoding recombinase RecA, with protein MDQKQRQRAIDMALTQIERQFGKGSIMKLGDRSRMDIPVISSGSISLDSALGIGGFPRGRVIEIYGPESSGKTTIALHVIAEAQKAGGTAAFIDAEHAMDPRYASNLGVKVDDLLVSQPDFGEQALEIAEVLVRSGALDVVVVDSVAALVPRAELEGEMGDPHMGLQARLMSQALRKLTAIVSKSRTSLVFINQVRQKIGVMFGNPETTTGGRALKFYSSIRLEIRRIAAIKEGDQNVGNRTRAKVVKNKLAPPFRQAEFDIAFGLGISKEGELLDLAVAQGVAQKSGAWFSYGPERLGQGRENAKRYLRDNQEAFREIEHKVKIKLGIIKPLKKVESAGK; from the coding sequence ATGGACCAGAAACAGAGGCAAAGGGCGATCGACATGGCGTTGACCCAGATCGAACGGCAGTTCGGGAAGGGTTCGATCATGAAGCTGGGAGACCGGTCCAGGATGGACATCCCGGTGATCTCTTCCGGGTCCATATCCCTGGACTCGGCGCTGGGTATCGGCGGCTTTCCCCGAGGGCGGGTGATCGAGATCTACGGACCCGAGTCCAGCGGCAAGACCACCATCGCTCTTCACGTGATCGCAGAGGCCCAGAAGGCAGGCGGGACGGCGGCATTCATCGACGCGGAACATGCCATGGATCCCAGGTACGCCTCGAATCTGGGCGTGAAGGTGGACGACCTCCTGGTCTCCCAGCCCGACTTTGGAGAACAGGCCCTGGAAATTGCCGAGGTCCTGGTGAGAAGCGGGGCTCTGGACGTGGTCGTAGTCGATTCGGTCGCGGCGCTGGTGCCCCGGGCGGAGTTGGAGGGTGAAATGGGCGATCCTCACATGGGCTTGCAGGCCAGGCTCATGTCCCAGGCGCTCCGGAAGCTCACCGCCATCGTCTCCAAGTCCCGGACCAGCCTGGTTTTCATCAATCAGGTGCGACAGAAAATCGGCGTCATGTTCGGCAACCCCGAGACCACCACGGGGGGGCGGGCCCTCAAGTTCTACTCCTCGATCCGCCTGGAAATCCGCCGGATCGCCGCCATCAAGGAAGGGGATCAGAACGTCGGGAACCGGACCCGGGCCAAAGTCGTGAAGAACAAGTTGGCGCCCCCGTTCCGGCAAGCCGAGTTCGACATCGCTTTCGGTTTGGGAATCTCCAAGGAAGGGGAGCTTCTGGACCTCGCCGTGGCCCAGGGGGTCGCCCAGAAGAGCGGCGCCTGGTTCTCCTACGGACCGGAACGTCTCGGCCAAGGCCGCGAGAACGCCAAGCGGTATCTCAGAGACAACCAGGAGGCTTTTCGCGAAATCGAGCACAAGGTCAAGATCAAGCTGGGCATCATCAAACCCCTGAAAAAGGTGGAATCCGCCGGAAAATAG
- a CDS encoding transcriptional repressor: MQRDTRQRRVIRRVFMNAGRPLTAGEVLKHGQQMMPSLGLATVYRYVKILTGEGWLSEVELPGAGLRYELAERPHHHHFLCRVCDLVFDVDRCPDKVEELAPEGFEVDGHELILFGRCAACI, translated from the coding sequence ATGCAACGAGACACCCGACAGCGCCGAGTAATCCGCCGGGTTTTCATGAATGCCGGGCGCCCCCTCACGGCCGGAGAGGTCCTCAAGCACGGCCAACAGATGATGCCGTCACTCGGGCTGGCCACCGTCTACCGGTACGTGAAGATCCTCACGGGCGAGGGGTGGTTGTCGGAAGTGGAGCTTCCGGGCGCCGGGCTCCGGTATGAACTGGCCGAGCGTCCGCATCACCACCACTTCCTCTGCCGAGTTTGCGATCTGGTGTTCGACGTCGACAGGTGTCCGGACAAAGTCGAGGAGCTGGCACCGGAGGGTTTCGAGGTCGACGGCCACGAGCTGATTCTCTTTGGTCGCTGCGCGGCGTGCATCTGA
- a CDS encoding MerC domain-containing protein, whose product MRNSLVTVPSNTHLATGSRLTACAAAWCGLHCALTPFLVAATPALALSEGVERAVWFGTVFLGGVMLALGSACRNAAVVLTFLGGAALWAASLAGWLEPLPETVTSASGSLILAAALLQSARVCQADACAVCADEEQADR is encoded by the coding sequence ATGAGGAACAGTCTCGTAACAGTCCCGTCGAACACGCATCTGGCGACCGGCTCGCGACTCACGGCGTGTGCTGCGGCTTGGTGTGGCCTGCACTGCGCACTCACGCCGTTCCTGGTCGCGGCGACACCCGCACTTGCGCTCTCCGAAGGTGTCGAACGAGCCGTGTGGTTCGGGACGGTCTTTCTCGGCGGGGTCATGCTCGCGCTGGGCTCGGCTTGCCGGAACGCTGCCGTGGTCCTCACCTTCCTTGGAGGGGCAGCACTCTGGGCAGCCTCCCTCGCCGGTTGGCTCGAGCCGCTGCCGGAAACCGTCACGTCGGCTTCCGGCAGTCTGATCCTGGCAGCCGCCCTGTTGCAGAGTGCCCGTGTCTGCCAGGCGGACGCGTGCGCAGTATGCGCCGACGAGGAGCAAGCAGATCGCTGA